ATCAATTGCCTGAGCAAGACATGATCGAAGCGATCGACTTTGGTTATGAAGCGGTGCGCGACTTGATTCAAGCTCAGCGTGACTTGCTAGAGGAGTTGGGACTATCTTTGGTACAAGCGACCCCACCCGAAGTTGACTCCACCCTAGAGACTTTTATCCGCGATCGCGCCACAGCTCAGATTAAAGAGATTCTGGCCCGCTTTGAACCGGACAAGAAGGTACGGGATGCGGCTTTAGATGAAGTAAAAGCTGCGATCGCTACCGAGATTGCAGCCTTGGAAGAAACTGATCCGGTACGAGTTGCAGCCGCAGAAAACTCCAAAGCTCTGGGCAACACCTTTAAAGACATCACCAAAACCCTCATGCGTCGTCAAGTCATTGAAGACGGGGTGCGCGTAGATGGACGGAAGTTGGATGAAGTACGGCCCATTTCCTGTCGTACCGGGGTGCTGCCCTCGCGCGTACATGGCACTGGCCTATTCAACCGGGGCTTGACTCAGGTGTTGTCGGTCGCTACATTGGGTACTCCTGGCGATGCCCAAGAGCTAGACGACCTACACCCCGACGAGCAGAAACGTTACCTGCACCACTACAACTTCCCCCCCTACTCGGTGGGTGAAACTCGGCCCATGCGATCGCCAGGTCGCCGGGAAGTAGGCCACGGTGCCTTAGCAGAGCGAGCCTTAGTGCCTGTCCTACCGAGTCAGCAAGAATTTCCCTATGTGATTCGGGTCGTGTCTGAGGTGCTATCTTCCAACGGTTCCACCTCAATGGGTTCGGTCTGTGGTTCTACCCTGGCTCTTATGGACGCGGGCGTGCCAATTACCAAACCCGTCAGCGGTGCAGCGATGGGTCTGATTAAGGAAGGTGACGAAATCCGGATTCTGACAGACATCCAAGGCATCGAAGACTTCCTGGGTGACATGGACTTCAAAGTAGCTGGAACCGACAGCGGTATTACAGCGCTACAGATGGACATGAAGATCACCGGGCTATCAATGGAAATCATTTCCAAAGCGATCGCCCAAGCCAAGCCTGCTCGGATGCACATCCTGGAAAAGATGTTGTCCACGATCGACCAACCTCGCCACGAACTCTCCCCTTACGCGCCTCGCCTGCTGACCATCAAGATCGATCAAGACTTGATCGGCATGATCATTGGCCCAGGTGGTAAGACGATCAAAGGCATTACCGAAGAAACCGGAGCCAAGATCGACATCGAAGATGATGGCACCATCACGATTTCGGCAGTCGATGGCGAAAAGGCCATGCGGGCGCGCAACATTATCCAGGGCATGACGCGCAAGCTCAATGCAGGAGATGTTTACGCAGGCCGCGTGACTCGGATTATTCCGATTGGGGCGTTTGTGGAGTTTCTTCCTGGAAAGGAAGGCATGATCCACATTTCTCAGTTGGCCGAGCACCGCGTCGGTAAGGTGGAGGATGAAGTTGCCGTGGGCGATGAAGTCGTGGTGAAGATCCGCGAAATTGACAACCGTGGCCGCGTCAACCTCACCCGTCTGGGCATTCATCCTGACGAAGCTGCGGCTGCGCGTGAAGCTGTGACCGTGGAATAAGTAATACCCAGTTTTAGTGAGTGAACTGGTATCTCGGTTCATTGGCTATAACTCTTCATTCAAGCGATCGCTTTTTCCTAACTTAAGGAAGGGCGATCGCTTTAGATCTATGGATTGTGAGGACAGGCGAAGCCTGTCCTCACAATCCCAAACAGCAAGTCGAAGAAGAATAGGTAAAACTGCCCCCCGAAAGCCTTAAACTGGAGGTTGCATTTCAAAGTGTTGTGAGTTTGGCTGAAGCACCCGTGCGCAAAATCGTTATTGCTGGCAACTGGAAAATGTACAAAACCCAGGCAGAGTCCCTGGAGTTTTTGCAAGGATTTATGTCCGAATTGGATGCAACCCCAGATGAGCGGGAAGTAGTCGTTTGCGCTCCCTTTACAAATTTAGGGCTGTTGTCGAAGAGTCTGCATGGCAGTCGAGTCCAGTTGGGCGCTCAGAACGTTCATTGGGAAGATGCAGGTGCCTATACGGGTGAAATTGCGGGTGCCATGCTAGCCGAAATTGGCGTGCGCTTCGTAGTCGTCGGTCACAGCGAGCGCCGACAGTACTTTGGCGAAACCGACGAAACCGTAAACTTGCGCCTAAGAGCAGCCCAGCGGCATAACCTTACCCCCATCTTGTGTGTAGGCGAAACCAAGCAGCAACGGGACGCGGGCGAAACCGAAGCCGTAATTTTCAACCAGTTGGCGAAAGATTTGGTAGGAGTTGACCAGCAGAATCTAGTGATTGCCTACGAACCGATCTGGGCGATCGGCACTGGCGATACTTGCGAAACCGCAGAAGCCAATCGCGTCGTTGGTTTAATTCGTCAGAAACTGA
This region of Trichocoleus desertorum NBK24 genomic DNA includes:
- a CDS encoding polyribonucleotide nucleotidyltransferase, which codes for MVEIDKSISFDGRDIRLKVGLLAPQAGGSVLIQSGDTAVLVTATQAAGREGIDFLPLLVDYEERLYAAGRIPGGFLRREGRPPERATLTSRLIDRPLRPLFPSWLRDDIQVVATTVSMDERVPPDVLAVTGASIAVLLAQIPFDGPMAAVRVGLVGDDFIINPTYSEIESGDLDLIVAGSPDGVVMVEAGANQLPEQDMIEAIDFGYEAVRDLIQAQRDLLEELGLSLVQATPPEVDSTLETFIRDRATAQIKEILARFEPDKKVRDAALDEVKAAIATEIAALEETDPVRVAAAENSKALGNTFKDITKTLMRRQVIEDGVRVDGRKLDEVRPISCRTGVLPSRVHGTGLFNRGLTQVLSVATLGTPGDAQELDDLHPDEQKRYLHHYNFPPYSVGETRPMRSPGRREVGHGALAERALVPVLPSQQEFPYVIRVVSEVLSSNGSTSMGSVCGSTLALMDAGVPITKPVSGAAMGLIKEGDEIRILTDIQGIEDFLGDMDFKVAGTDSGITALQMDMKITGLSMEIISKAIAQAKPARMHILEKMLSTIDQPRHELSPYAPRLLTIKIDQDLIGMIIGPGGKTIKGITEETGAKIDIEDDGTITISAVDGEKAMRARNIIQGMTRKLNAGDVYAGRVTRIIPIGAFVEFLPGKEGMIHISQLAEHRVGKVEDEVAVGDEVVVKIREIDNRGRVNLTRLGIHPDEAAAAREAVTVE
- the tpiA gene encoding triose-phosphate isomerase translates to MSLAEAPVRKIVIAGNWKMYKTQAESLEFLQGFMSELDATPDEREVVVCAPFTNLGLLSKSLHGSRVQLGAQNVHWEDAGAYTGEIAGAMLAEIGVRFVVVGHSERRQYFGETDETVNLRLRAAQRHNLTPILCVGETKQQRDAGETEAVIFNQLAKDLVGVDQQNLVIAYEPIWAIGTGDTCETAEANRVVGLIRQKLTNTNVSIQYGGSVKPDNIDEIMAQPEIDGALVGGASLDPKSFARIVNHQA